The nucleotide window CCGGGCACGTCTACGTCGAGGGCAAGGACATGACCGCCCTGTCCTCCCGCGAGTTGCGCGAGGCCCGCCGCCGCATCGGCATGGTCTTCCAGCACGCCAACCTCCTGGAGCAGCGCACCACCGCCCAGAACATCGCCTACCCGCTGGCGCTCGCGGGCGTGCCCCACGGCAGCCGCCACCAGACCGTCTCGCACATGCTCAGCCTCGTCGGACTGGCCGACCGGGGCGGCTCCTACCCCTCCCAGCTCTCCGGCGGCCAGAAGCAGCGCGTCGGCATCGCCCGCGCCCTGGCCGACGACCCCGCCGTCCTGCTGTGCGACGAGCCCACCAGCGCCCTGGACCCCGAGACCACGCGCTCCATCCTCGACCTCATCAAGGACGTGCGCGACACCCTGGGCCTGACCGTCATCATCATCACCCACGAGATGAGCGTCGTGCGCCAGGTCTGCGACTCCGTCAGCCTCCTGGACGCCGGCCGGATCATCGAGGGCGGGCGCCTGGAGGACGTCGTCCTGGACGTCGACTCCCGGCTCTCACGCGA belongs to Actinomyces capricornis and includes:
- a CDS encoding methionine ABC transporter ATP-binding protein; the encoded protein is MTGGGAPEPTIRLRDVHKVYQLRGRDPVHALNGLSLDVAPGAIHGIVGTSGAGKSTLVRCLTSLERPTSGHVYVEGKDMTALSSRELREARRRIGMVFQHANLLEQRTTAQNIAYPLALAGVPHGSRHQTVSHMLSLVGLADRGGSYPSQLSGGQKQRVGIARALADDPAVLLCDEPTSALDPETTRSILDLIKDVRDTLGLTVIIITHEMSVVRQVCDSVSLLDAGRIIEGGRLEDVVLDVDSRLSREIVPFPAVPEGAVTQGHGVIDVSITAHPGQPAAVALMSMVAELGGDIAAGVFETIGTAQIGRLAITVPTDDVEGAITALRNAGVTAEVRS